CAGTTCTGTACCTTTCCAGAGTCACGGGTCTTGGCTCTGAGCTTGTTGACCTGAGTCTCAGCGATGTCAGCACgctcctcagcctcctccagcTCATGCTGAACCTTCCTGAACTTAGACATRTGGCTATTGGCTGCTTCCTCCTGggcgaggaaaagagagggagagcagaacaTCAGCATTTCAAGTTTGAAGCTTCAGGTAgcaaatataaatattattttcaacATGAACACATATTGGCAGATTTAGGAAAGCAATGTATACAGGGAGATAGATGATACAGCAGAGGAAGTGAGTGGCTGAACGGGGGATCAAACCACTGCCTCCAGCACGATCACTAGACCAGCTAATTAATATTCAACCCCTCTCCTTTAAGTTGGTAACACATAGGCATAGGAGGCACTCAGAAATGTGTATAATTTCATCAGTATTTACTTGCACTATCAATTGTCATTGTTGACTGGTGTGCTGAAGCAACACTTCAACTAAACCATATGCACATTGCGTTTTGTAGAGAAAAACTACATTTTCGAATGTATGCTTTCAGAGTCTGTGACTCACCGCTTCCTCAGAATGCCTCTTGTAGGCCTTCACTTTCATCTGCAGCTTATCTACCAGGTCCTGAAGTCTGTTAACATTCTTCTTATCCTCCTCAGtctgagagagaagagcaaaGAATCAATGTCAGTATAGTTTTATACACAAACCTGTCTGTGTTAGTGTCAAGTGTATAAAGAATGCACTTTCTCTTACCTGGTAAGTGAGCTCCTTGACTCTGCGCTCATACTTGCGGACTCCCTTGACCGCGTCTAcacctcttctctgctctgcctCCACCTCAGTCTCGAGCTCACGCACCTTTGTGGAAGACATAAACGTAGGAGTTTGTTGGAGGTCGTGAAATCAGACGTAACAAATATTTGTAAAACAGGTATAGTCTTCAAACCAGTCAAGGGGGCACAATTGTCATCTGTTCCTATGTActcttttaaaacatttattgaagGGGTCTGTACCCGTACTACCATCCCCAATAACACAACAACCTTTTCACTTATCCCTAGGCATTCAGTAGGTTCTCAACAGTGAATTCTACATGGTTCAATTCGCTGTTATGTATATTTCACAGCACAAACTAGACAATTAAAAACGCACGCGGATCTCTTCGGAAAAACGTTTAAGAAGAGCTGCAATACAACAGTACCAACTCTGAATACTTATTAATCCATCCAATTTATTTATTAACTCTCCTAGCCATAAAAACAACGGGTAAGCTGGAGAGCGCGACAATCTGCCACTAAGCTACAATGCTCCTCTCTTCTATTTAACAAAGTCCATGACCTCTTTCTTAACCCAatctttctggtcatgcgctttccaTGGGCTCACTGGGCCAATTACCAGTACCGCAATACAACGCGTTACCCCACTTCTCACTGTTCTTCAATGTACTTGACCATTACCCTTCGCATACTCGAAGCTCGGCAAGAACAATGAAGCAGTATGAGACAATCAGCGATTTCCAAGTAGAGATCCAAAACGAAATGAAAGAACGAACCGAGAGCACGACAATAAATACCATCTTCTATCTAAAACACGCTTGGAAAGGCGGGATGACAGCAGAGCGTGTAAGGCAGGCAGCGGACGCCAGCTATTCCGAAGCGCAGCTGGACGTGCGGGGCCCGTAATGTTTGCTGGAGACCACTGCTACCAGCTACGCTTTGGTGACAGATTTATTTGTACTTCTGTGCAGGTTCTTTACGATGCAGAGCTCGTATTGCTAGACGTCCCGTAGCCCCGGTACCGCACGAGACTTCAAGTGCTCAGGCCACTGGTAGCCCTGCCGAGTAGGCTGGGCTAGCCCGCCGCCATGAGCAACGCTCACGTGTCCCCTACGACAAACGGCGCAGGTGAAGTACTGCGCGGGGCCCCGGGAAGCACTGGACGTAGTAAGAGAGCACAATGACTTACACTACGCCGACCATGGTGAAGTTCGGCATGATTGCTTATATTACTTGATGCTCCGTCAGCTTGCATAGCTCTTAATTTGAATTCGATTCATTATATTATTCATCGAGATGAAATCGGCCAGCATTCAGAAGAACGTCTGCTGAAGACAATGTAAGCGCTGAATGAAGCAGACTAGGCGGCGGATGGCAATACATTTGAATTTATTTTAGACAGCGGTGCTTGCGGCCGCAATCAGAGTAACGTCCATTTAAAACTAAGGTGTGCAAAAGTATTATTGAGATTTGTTTTGGGACTTGCGGAGTCATCAAATGTCACTGCGAAATTTAAAGCTCTGTAACAAACTGCAAGATTTTCTTTTTGCCCCACCGCAGAAAAGCGCGTAGAATGACAGGACAAATGATCGTTTTATACAGAATCGGGCCGCGCGCGCTAAACATCTTGCATCCTCATGATGACACAGAGCAGGCCGCAGGACTTAAAACACTGCCCAGGGCAGCCAGTAGGCGTTGATATAGCGTCACGACGTCATCGTCACTGAGCGTAGTCAAANNNNNNNNNNNNNNNNNNNNNNNNNNNNNNNNNNNNNNNNNNNNNNNNNNNNNNNNNNNNNNNNNNNNNNNNNNNNNNNNNNNNNNNNNNNNNNNNNNNNNNNNNNNNNNNNNNNNNNNNNNNNNNNNNNNNNNNNNNNNNNNNNNNNNNNNNNNNNNNNNNNNNNNNNNNNNNNNNNNNNNNNNNNNNNNNNNNNNNNNNNNNNNNNNNNNNNNNNNNNNNNNNNNNNNNNNNNNNNNNNNNNNNNNNNNNNNNNNNNNNNNNNNNNNNNNNNNNNNNNNNNNNNNNNNNNNNNNNNNNNNNNNNNNNNNNNNNNNNNNNNNNNNNNNNNNNNNNNNNNNNNNNNNNNNNNNNNNNNNNNNNNNNNNNNNNNNNNNNNNNNNNNNNNNNNNNNNNNNNNNNNNNNNNNNNNNNNNNNNNNNNNNNNNNNNNNNNNNNNNNNNNNNNNNNNNNNNNNNNNNNNNNNNNNNNNNNNNNNNNNNNNNNNNNNNNNNNNNNNNNNNNNNNNNNNNNNNNNNNNNNNNNNNNNNNNNNNNNNNNNNNNNNNNNNNNNNNNNNNNNNNNNNNNNNNNNNNNNNNNNNNNNNNNNNNNNNNNNNNNNNNNNNNNNNNNNNNNNNNNNNNNNNNNNNNNNNNNNNNNNNNNNNNNNNNNNNNNNNNNNNNNNNNNNNNNNNNNNNNNNNNNNNNNNNNNNNNNNNNNNNNNNNNNNNNNNNNNNNNNNNNNNNNNNNNNNNNNNNNNNNNNNNNNNNNNNNNNNNNNNNNNNNNNNNNNNNNNNNNNNNNNNNNNNNNNNNNNNNNNNNNNNNNNNNNNNNNNNNNNNNNNNNNNNNNNNNNNNNNNNNNNNNNNNNNNNNNNNNNNNNNNNNNNNNNNNNNNNNNNNNNNNNNNNNNNNNNNNNNNNNNNNNNNNNNNNNNNNNNNNNNNNNNNNNNNNNNNNNNNNNNNNNNNNNNNNNNNNNNNNNNNNNNNNNNNNNNNNNNNNNNNNNNNNNNNNNNNNNNNNNNNNNNNNNNNNNNNNNNNNNNNNNNNNNNNNNNNNNNNNNNNNNNNNNNNNNNNNNNNNNNNNNNNNNNNNNNNNNNNNNNNNNNNNNNNNNNNNNNNNNNNNNNNNNNNNNNNNNNNNNNNNNNNNNNNNNNNNNNNNNNNNNNNNNNNNNNNNNNNNNNNNNNNNNNNNNNNNNNNNNNNNNNNNNNNNNNNNNNNNNNNNNNNNNNNNNNNNNNNNNNNNNNNNNNNNNNNNNNNNNNNNNNNNNNNNNNNNNNNNNNNNNNNNNNNNNNNNNNNNNNNNNNNNNNNNNNNNNNNNNNNNNNNNNNNNNNNNNNNNNNNNNNNNNNNNNNNNNNNNNNNNNNNNNNNNNNNNNNNNNNNNNNNNNNNNNNNNNNNNNNNNNNNNNNNNNNNNNNNNNNNNNNNNNNNNNNNNNNNNNNNNNNNNNNN
Above is a window of Salvelinus sp. IW2-2015 unplaced genomic scaffold, ASM291031v2 Un_scaffold1376, whole genome shotgun sequence DNA encoding:
- the LOC112070597 gene encoding myosin-7-like, which gives rise to MSSTKVRELETEVEAEQRRGVDAVKGVRKYERRVKELTYQTEEDKKNVNRLQDLVDKLQMKVKAYKRHSEEAEEAANSHMSKFRKVQHELEEAEERADIAETQVNKLRAKTRDSGKVQNCF